The DNA window CCGACGAGTCCGAACACGGCCCCCATCCCGAGATAGCCGAGCGTCGAGACCCCGAGCGCAACCCCGACGACGGCGACGAGCGGGAACGCGATCCCCCGCGCCGTGAGCCCCACGACCTGTATCGACATCGGGTCGCGCCGTCCGGAGAGCTCCCCGACCCGCTCGAAGAACGCCGCCGAGGCGACGCTGCTGACCAGGTAGAGACCGAACACCCCGTCCGACCCGACGCCGACGTCCGTGAGGTACGCCGGCAGCGGCGCGAAGAAGGCGGCGAAGCCGGTGAAACACAGCGAAAGCGCGCCGAAGTAGAGCGCGAGCGTCGGGGTGAAGCGGTCGGCGATCCGTTCCGGGTGGAGCCGCCGGAAGTCCGCGCGACCGACGGCGAACGGGAACGTCGCCGCCCGGACGCTGAAGCGATTCGCCTGCCGGAGCGCGCGTCGGAGCCGCCGGGGCGACACGTCCGCCGACTCGGCGTCGGGCGGGAGCCACCGGACCGAGGCGAGGAGGCCGACGCCCGCGACGGCGGCCAGCGCGAGGATGAGCCCGTCCACGCCGCTCCCGCCGCCGAGGCGGGCCGCGACCCCGGTCCACACCGCACCGAGGAGCAGCCCGAGCGCCCAGCCGATCCCCTGGTACTCGTTCAGCTCGCCGATCCGCGCGCTCCACTCGGGTTCGGGCGCGCCGGCGACCGCGAGCAGGGTGACGACGGGCGTCGCGGACGCGGAGGCGAACCAGACGACGCCGTTGGCGGCGATCACGGCCGGAATCGACTCGAGGGCGGGGAGGAGCCCGAGCGTCGCCGCGAGGAGCGCGAGCGCGGCGAGCACGAACCCCCGTCGCCGTCCCGTTCGGTCGGCGAGCCGACCGAAGACGAGCGCGCCCGGAACCCCGACCGCCGCCGCGACCGCGGCGAGGGTGCCGAGCGTGGCCGCCGACCCGCCGAGTTCGACGACGTACAGCGGAACGACGAGCGACGCGCCCCCGAAGGCGACCGACGCCAGCCCCCACGCGTACAGCCACGACTTCGACATACGTGTCACCACGCGTCCGGGGACACATAACTCGGGCGGGCGGCGCGGTTCGGGCGGACGGCACGGTTCAGGTGGCGGCGCGGTTCGAGCTGAAGGAACGATCCGGTCGGGAACTTCAAGCCGAGGGGGGACCTACGCCGCGGTATGGTTCGAGCGCTCGCGGCCGGAACGCACGCAACCGAGGTGGACGGCACCCGTCCCTGAGGTCGTCGGCGTCGACATCAGCGGCCGCCACGAGGAGGACGGCGAGTACCTGATGGTCGCGGCCGCGGTCCACGCCGCGATCGACTCCAGCCGGATCCGCTCGATCGAGGGGATCGGGTTCGCCAGCGCGCGCGAGGGACCGACCCT is part of the Halorubrum aethiopicum genome and encodes:
- a CDS encoding MFS transporter translates to MSKSWLYAWGLASVAFGGASLVVPLYVVELGGSAATLGTLAAVAAAVGVPGALVFGRLADRTGRRRGFVLAALALLAATLGLLPALESIPAVIAANGVVWFASASATPVVTLLAVAGAPEPEWSARIGELNEYQGIGWALGLLLGAVWTGVAARLGGGSGVDGLILALAAVAGVGLLASVRWLPPDAESADVSPRRLRRALRQANRFSVRAATFPFAVGRADFRRLHPERIADRFTPTLALYFGALSLCFTGFAAFFAPLPAYLTDVGVGSDGVFGLYLVSSVASAAFFERVGELSGRRDPMSIQVVGLTARGIAFPLVAVVGVALGVSTLGYLGMGAVFGLVGLTWAVIAVTAGTLVTRLAPLSVRGEALGVYAALSALAGAAGSVIGGRLAAASYELGFAASGALVLVGAVLVHLLGRRVRRNADSATTESTAAAATDPAEESPTESPPTESGATETPTGDE